A window of Deltaproteobacteria bacterium genomic DNA:
CGTCCGCCGCTAGAGTCTTAGTCCCAAAACCCCCCGAACGGGACGGATGAATCTTTTCCGACCCCCGTCCGTCTTAGATAGCAGGAGAGAAAATGGCGAATTTCTATGAAAATAAAGGCGATCGCAACGCCAGTTGGGAAGACGCGGGAGGGTTCAACACCCACCTGCTGACCGAGTTGCGCAACGCGATGCTCTCCGTGGAAGACGGCGGGAAGCCCTCGGGTCCCGTGCAGGCCGTGGTGGCCGAGTGGATCAAGCGGCTGCCCGCCTTCGATTTCCCCGACGACGAAATCGGCTAGACCGAACCCGGCAACCCCAGCAGTTCCAGGTACACCTTCCGGATCCTGTCCGTTTCCTTCCGGTACCGTTCCAGCCGTTCCGGCTCCAGCCACTGCGGGTCGAAGCTGTCGATCGATGCGTCGTGCGCCAGCCGCAGCCGGACGTCCAGGGACCGGAGGAAGCGGTACCCCTCGTCCAGCACCTTGTACTGTTCGAGCGTGACGATCCCCGCGCGCTGCAGTTCGTAGAGCGCCTTCAGGGTGCCCCGCGCCCGCACCGCGGGGTGCGAGCCGCCATGGAGAAGCTGCAGGTACTGCGCCGCGAACTCCACGTCCACCACGCCACCACGCCCCACCTTCAGGTTCAGGCGGTCCCCCCGTTCCCGGCCCAGCTCCTGCTCCATCCGCATCCGAAGCCGGTGGATCTCCTCCGCCGCGTTCGGCGGCAGGGGGCGTTCGTAGATGAATCCCCGAATCTTCTCCTCCACTCTTTTTCCGAAGTCGCGGTCCCCCGCGACGAACCGGCACTTCAACAGCGCCTGCCTCTCCCACAGGTGCGCCGATTCCGCGTGGTACCGCTCGAAGGCCTCGAGCGAGGAGACGAGCGGACCCGCGTTCCCCGAGGGGCGCAGCCGTGTGTCGAGGCGGTAGACGAGCCCCTCCCGCGTCGAGGTCGTGAGGATCGAGATCATCCGCTGGGCGACCTTGGCGAAATATTCGTGGTTGGAAAGTTTGCCGCTCTCCCCCGGGCCCGAGTAAAGGAAGATGATGTCGAGGTCGCTGTGGTAGGAGAGCTCCTCCGACCCGAGCTTCCCCATCCCGAGGACGCAGAAGAACGCCTCCGCCCCCGTGGCCGCCTCCATGGCGACGCCGAAGCGACGCCGCACTTCACGGATCGCAAGGAGCAGCGCCTGGGAGAGAAGGACCTCCGCCAGCGCGGAGAGCTGGAACATCCCCTCCTCCAGCGACAGGCTCCCCGTCATGTCGTGAATGCCGATCCGCAGCGTCTCAAGGTTCTTGAAGCGCCGCAGCTCGTCCAGCTCCTGCTCGAAGTCGTCGCACCCCGTCAGCGCATCCGCGAGGCCGGTGCGCAGATCGGACTTCGACTTGACCAACGCGGAGAGGTCTGTCCCCAGAAACGTGTCCAGCAGCTCCGGGTGGCGCAGCAGGAAACCGGAAAGGAAGCGGCTGCTTCCGAACAGGCGCACGAGCGCCTCGATGACCTTCGGCTTCTCGTACAGGAGCGCGTAGAACATCGTCCGCGCCCCGATGGCGTAGAGGAACCGCTCCACGTGGGTAAGCGCGAGGTCGGGGTCGGGGCTCATCGCGACGCGGTGGAGGATCTCGGGCCCGATCTTGTCCAGGTAGTGGCGCGCGCGCTGGGGGATCCGGACGTGGGGAGGGCCATGCCGAAGGACGTCCAGGCTCCTCTGCGCCGCCTCGACGTCGCGGAAGCCGAGCCGGGCGAGCAGCGCGGGCGCATCTTCCTCCGCGCGGCCATGCAGGAAGAGCGCCTCAATCTCCGCCGGGATCCCCGGGGACTCCTCGCGCCGCGCGCCGCCGAAGAGCCGGGAGTAGATCCCGTGAACGACCGCCGCGTGGCGGTCGAGCGCGGAGAGCAGCGCCGGGGGGTCGGCGAGGCCCATCGCCCGCGCAAGCCGCGAGAGGTCCTCCTCCCGTTGTGGCAGGACGTGTGTCTGCCGCTCCCGGTGCGCCTGGATGCGGTGCTCGAGACGGCGCAGGAAGTCGTAGGCGGCCGCAAGCCCCTCCCGCTCCTCTTCCGTCACGATTCCCATCCGCGACAGGTCGGAAATCGTCTCCACCGTGCCGCGCCGCCGGAGCTTCGGCTCCTTCCCCCCGTAGATCAGCTGGTGCGCCTGGGCGAAGAACTCGATCTCCCTGATCCCCCCGAGGCCCAGCTTCACATCCCGGTCAGACCGAAGGGACCGCGCCGTCGCGAGGTTGATCCGGTCCTTCATCCCCTTGATCTCCTCGATCGCCGTGAAGTCGAGGTACTTGCGGTAGACGAAAGGAACGACGGACCGGAGGAACTCCTCCCCGAGGGAGAGGTCCCCCGCCACGGGGCACGCCTTGATGAGCGCCGCGCGCTCCCACGTCTGCCCCCACGACTCGTAGTAGATCTCGGCGGAGCGCAGCGAGTTGGCGAGCTCCCCGCGCGTCCCCTCCGGGCGCAGCCGCAGGTCCACCCGGAAGACGAACCCGTCCTCCGTCGCTTCCGAAACGATCCGCGTGACCGCCTCGCCCAACCGGATGAAATATTCGTGCAGCGAAACGGATCGCGCGGCCCCTTCCGTTTCCCCCTGGTCCGTTTCGTAGAGATAGACGATGTCGATGTCGGAGCTGAAGTTCAGCTCGAGCGCCCCCAGCTTCCCCATCCCCATCACGACGAATCGCCCAGGGCGTCGCGTTCCGTCGGGAAGGAACGCGACCGGCGCGCCGAGGCGCGCGTCGAGCGCCCGGCGGGAGAAGCGGATCGCCCCTTCGAGCGCCGCCGACGCCAGCCGGGAAAGATCCTCCGTGACCTCGGGAAGGGGGGCGACGCCGGAGAGGTCGCGCGCCGCGATCCGGGCGACCTCCCGGTGCTTCATCCGGCGCAGGTCCGCTTTCAGCTCCTCTTCCGTCACGCACCGGTCCGCGGCCGCCAGGGCCTCCCGCCCCAGCGCTTCCGGCCCGGGACGCCGAAGCACCCCGTCCTCGAGGAAGAGGAACTCGAAGATCTCCGGTCGCCTGGCGATCTGCTCCGGGATGAATTCCGAGCCCCCCAGCAGCGCCCCGATCAGCGGAAGAAGGTCGTCGCGGGCGAACGCCCGCGTAAGGATCGCGCCGGGAAGGGAATCGAACCACCGCGACAGGTTGAGAAAGAAAAGGTCCGGGTCGGGCGCGACGGCGGCGGCGCGGTAAATGCTTTCCCATCCCGCATGCTCCCGCGGAAGGCGTTGCAGGAGGTCGGAGAGCAGCGACAGGGCGCGCGCCGTGTCCCGAACGCCGATCTCCCGGAGGCGATCGGCGGTGGGCGCGCTTTTTCCTGCGCGGGGAATCGGGTTCAACGGAACAGTTTCCGGAGGGCGCGCGCCAGGGGCGGCTTGAGAACCCCTTTCTCGGTCACGATCGCGGAAACGAGGCGAGCCGGCGTCACGTCGAAGGCGGGGTTGTACACGTGGACGCCCTCGGGCGCCACCCGTTTCCCCATCAGGTGCGTCACCTCGGAGGGATCGCGCTCCTCGATCGGGATCCCCTTCCCGGTCGAAAGCTTCAGGTCGATCGTCGACACCGGGGCGGCCACGTAGAACGGGACCTTGTGCGCCCTGCACAGGACGGCGACGCCGTACGTTCCGATCTTGTTCGCCACGTCCCCGTTCGCCGCGACGCGGTCCGCCCCGACCACGACGGCATCGATCTTTCCGGCGGCGAACAGGGACGCGGCCATGTTATCCGTGATCAGGGTGCACGGGATCCCGTCCTTCATCAGTTCCCACGCCGTCAGCCGGGCCCCCTGCAGGAACGGCCGCGTCTCGTCCACATACACGTGGATCCGCTTCCCCGCCGCGACGGCGGAACGGATCACTCCCAGCGCCGTCCCGTACCCCGCGGTGGCGAGGGCGCCCGCGTTGCAGTGGGTGAGGACGCTCCCGCGCGCGGGGAGGAGCTTCGCTCCGTGCGTCCCCATCGCCCGGTTCGCCGCC
This region includes:
- the glnE gene encoding bifunctional [glutamate--ammonia ligase]-adenylyl-L-tyrosine phosphorylase/[glutamate--ammonia-ligase] adenylyltransferase, translating into MNPIPRAGKSAPTADRLREIGVRDTARALSLLSDLLQRLPREHAGWESIYRAAAVAPDPDLFFLNLSRWFDSLPGAILTRAFARDDLLPLIGALLGGSEFIPEQIARRPEIFEFLFLEDGVLRRPGPEALGREALAAADRCVTEEELKADLRRMKHREVARIAARDLSGVAPLPEVTEDLSRLASAALEGAIRFSRRALDARLGAPVAFLPDGTRRPGRFVVMGMGKLGALELNFSSDIDIVYLYETDQGETEGAARSVSLHEYFIRLGEAVTRIVSEATEDGFVFRVDLRLRPEGTRGELANSLRSAEIYYESWGQTWERAALIKACPVAGDLSLGEEFLRSVVPFVYRKYLDFTAIEEIKGMKDRINLATARSLRSDRDVKLGLGGIREIEFFAQAHQLIYGGKEPKLRRRGTVETISDLSRMGIVTEEEREGLAAAYDFLRRLEHRIQAHRERQTHVLPQREEDLSRLARAMGLADPPALLSALDRHAAVVHGIYSRLFGGARREESPGIPAEIEALFLHGRAEEDAPALLARLGFRDVEAAQRSLDVLRHGPPHVRIPQRARHYLDKIGPEILHRVAMSPDPDLALTHVERFLYAIGARTMFYALLYEKPKVIEALVRLFGSSRFLSGFLLRHPELLDTFLGTDLSALVKSKSDLRTGLADALTGCDDFEQELDELRRFKNLETLRIGIHDMTGSLSLEEGMFQLSALAEVLLSQALLLAIREVRRRFGVAMEAATGAEAFFCVLGMGKLGSEELSYHSDLDIIFLYSGPGESGKLSNHEYFAKVAQRMISILTTSTREGLVYRLDTRLRPSGNAGPLVSSLEAFERYHAESAHLWERQALLKCRFVAGDRDFGKRVEEKIRGFIYERPLPPNAAEEIHRLRMRMEQELGRERGDRLNLKVGRGGVVDVEFAAQYLQLLHGGSHPAVRARGTLKALYELQRAGIVTLEQYKVLDEGYRFLRSLDVRLRLAHDASIDSFDPQWLEPERLERYRKETDRIRKVYLELLGLPGSV
- the mtnA gene encoding S-methyl-5-thioribose-1-phosphate isomerase, producing the protein MAWEGDALLLLDQRVLPMVESMRRCTDPSSVADAIRTMVVRGAPAIGVSAAFGLVLAVRCAWKKGRPWRRAFDEAATELAGTRPTAVNLFWAIDRMRREAAALPDDPAAAFSRLEERAVALFEEDVAANRAMGTHGAKLLPARGSVLTHCNAGALATAGYGTALGVIRSAVAAGKRIHVYVDETRPFLQGARLTAWELMKDGIPCTLITDNMAASLFAAGKIDAVVVGADRVAANGDVANKIGTYGVAVLCRAHKVPFYVAAPVSTIDLKLSTGKGIPIEERDPSEVTHLMGKRVAPEGVHVYNPAFDVTPARLVSAIVTEKGVLKPPLARALRKLFR